A single window of Selenomonas sputigena DNA harbors:
- the upp gene encoding uracil phosphoribosyltransferase: protein MTQENQADLAVHIVDHPLVQHKLTLMRQKETGTKDFRELLEEIAMLMAYEITRDLPLEDVEIETPVAACHAKKLVGKKLGIVPILRAGLGMAEGVLRLVPAARVGHIGLYRDPETLQPVEYFCKLPGDISERLFIVVDPMLATGGSSAAALDLLKKKGAKNIVLLCLVAAPEGVRAVNTAHPDIPIYTAAVDDHLNEHGYIVPGLGDAGDRIFGTL, encoded by the coding sequence ATGACTCAGGAAAACCAGGCGGATCTCGCTGTACACATCGTCGATCATCCGCTCGTCCAGCACAAACTCACGCTCATGCGCCAAAAGGAAACGGGTACGAAGGACTTCCGCGAACTTCTCGAAGAGATCGCCATGCTCATGGCTTACGAGATCACGCGCGACCTGCCGCTTGAGGATGTAGAGATCGAGACGCCCGTCGCAGCCTGCCATGCGAAGAAGCTCGTAGGCAAGAAACTCGGCATCGTTCCCATTCTTCGTGCGGGACTCGGCATGGCGGAAGGCGTGCTGCGCCTCGTCCCCGCCGCCCGCGTCGGACACATCGGACTCTACCGTGATCCCGAGACGCTGCAGCCCGTCGAATACTTCTGCAAACTGCCGGGCGACATCAGTGAGCGCCTGTTCATCGTCGTCGACCCCATGCTCGCCACGGGCGGCAGTTCCGCCGCAGCGCTCGACCTCTTGAAGAAGAAGGGCGCGAAGAACATCGTGCTCCTCTGTCTCGTCGCTGCACCGGAAGGTGTACGCGCCGTCAATACGGCACACCCGGACATCCCCATCTACACCGCTGCCGTCGACGACCATCTCAACGAACACGGCTACATCGTCCCCGGCTTGGGCGACGCCGGTGACCGCATCTTCGGCACGCTGTAA
- the glyA gene encoding serine hydroxymethyltransferase gives MALMDTLKKTDEKIASALEAELSRQRHKLELIASENIVSRAVMEAQGSVLTNKYAEGYPGKRYYGGCECVDVVETLAIERAKELFGAGYVNVQPHSGAQANMAVFFSLLSPGDTYMGMNLTDGGHLTHGSAVNMSGKYFHVVPYGVDKETECIDYDALEKQAKEVKPKLIVAGASAYARIIDFERLSAIAKAVGAYLMVDMAHIAGLVAGGMHPSPLPWADVVTTTTHKTLRGPRGGMILTKDAEFGAQFNKAIFPGIQGGPLMHVIAAKAVALEEALQPAFKEYAAQVVKNAKTLAASLQEKGFRIVSGGTDNHLMLVDLRSKGVTGKEAQNLLDGVGITANRNTIPFEPLSPFVTSGIRLGSPALTTRGFKETDMEEVAAIIALVLDHATDTAAQEEARKRVDALCEKYPLYE, from the coding sequence ATGGCATTGATGGATACATTGAAGAAGACCGATGAGAAGATCGCTTCGGCGCTTGAGGCGGAGCTTTCGCGCCAGCGTCACAAGCTTGAGCTGATCGCTTCGGAGAACATCGTGAGCCGCGCCGTCATGGAGGCGCAGGGAAGCGTGCTCACGAACAAGTACGCCGAGGGCTACCCGGGCAAGCGCTACTACGGCGGCTGCGAGTGCGTCGACGTCGTCGAGACGCTTGCCATCGAGCGTGCGAAAGAGCTGTTCGGCGCAGGCTATGTCAACGTGCAGCCGCACTCGGGCGCACAGGCAAACATGGCGGTGTTCTTCTCGCTGCTTTCGCCCGGCGACACCTACATGGGCATGAATCTCACGGACGGCGGACACCTCACGCACGGCAGCGCCGTCAACATGTCGGGCAAGTACTTCCACGTCGTCCCCTATGGTGTGGACAAAGAGACAGAGTGCATCGACTACGATGCGCTGGAAAAGCAGGCGAAGGAGGTCAAGCCGAAGCTCATCGTCGCCGGCGCTTCCGCCTATGCGCGCATCATCGACTTCGAGCGGCTCTCCGCCATCGCCAAGGCGGTCGGCGCCTACCTCATGGTCGACATGGCGCACATCGCGGGACTCGTCGCGGGCGGCATGCATCCAAGCCCGCTGCCGTGGGCGGACGTCGTGACGACGACGACGCACAAGACGCTTCGCGGCCCTCGGGGCGGCATGATCCTCACGAAGGACGCGGAATTCGGCGCACAGTTCAACAAGGCGATCTTCCCCGGCATCCAGGGCGGCCCCTTGATGCACGTCATCGCGGCGAAGGCCGTCGCCTTGGAAGAAGCGCTGCAGCCCGCCTTCAAGGAATACGCCGCACAGGTCGTGAAGAATGCAAAGACGCTTGCCGCCTCTTTGCAGGAAAAGGGCTTCCGCATCGTTTCGGGCGGCACGGACAACCACCTGATGCTCGTCGACCTCAGGAGCAAGGGCGTCACGGGCAAGGAGGCGCAGAACCTCCTCGACGGCGTCGGCATCACGGCAAACCGCAACACGATCCCCTTCGAGCCTTTATCCCCCTTCGTCACGAGCGGCATCCGTCTCGGCTCGCCCGCGCTCACGACGCGTGGCTTCAAAGAGACCGACATGGAAGAGGTCGCTGCCATCATCGCGCTCGTGCTCGATCATGCGACGGACACGGCTGCGCAGGAGGAAGCAAGAAAACGCGTTGACGCCCTTTGCGAAAAATATCCCCTTTACGAGTGA